GCGGGGTGATGCCCACGTTCCGCAGGAAGGCCCGCAAGCGCGGCGGGGTATCGACGCCGCCGAGCGTGATGAGCAAGGATGACTTCGGCCGCTCCCAGTATTCCGTGAGGACCTCCAGTTCCTGCGGGGTGAAGTCGTAGGTGGGATTGACGATCGCGACGGCGGACACGTCGTCCGGGATGCGCTCGATGCCGGAGATGCGGGCGCGCAGGGTAAGGGCATTCTGGCTGAGAAGGGTGGCTTCGAAGTTCGTGAGCGGCGAGTCCGCGCCCTCGTTGCTGAAGCCGCTCTTGTCGGCGAGCAGGTAGATCTTGCGCGGCTTGCCTTCGATCGCGGAGAGGATGCCGGTGGTGATGGCGTCCTCGCCGAGGAAGCCGGTGATCTTGCGCTGGCTGTTGTCGCCCTTGAACTCGGTCTCGTAGCGGATCATCCGCTCGGCCTCGATGAAATGGACGTGCGAGCTGGCATTGCCGGCCGCCTCCGCGGTCAGGCTGGTCTGCTTCTGGTCCGTTGTCCGCGCATCGATGATGGCGAGGTCGGTGGTGAACATCGACTTGCCGAAGGAGGTGGAGAAGACCTCGCCGTACTCCTTGGCCACCTGCTGGGTGCGGTCGGGCGAGCGGACGGGATCGAGCAGCTCCAGCTTCACCTTGCCGCCGGAGAGGCGGTAATATTCCTCACCGAGGGCGCGGACCCGGTCGTAAATCGGGCTGCTGCGGCGGAAGGCGAGCAGCAGGCGCACCGGCTCGGCGCGGTCCTTCACCGCGGCCGATTGGAGGTAGCGCTGGGTGGCGGGCGAGAGCGTGTAGGCCGAGTCGGCGCTAAGGTCCTTTGGCACGTAGTGCTGCGAGCCCAGGTAATTCACCGCGGCGAACAGCACCGTCACACAGGCGACCTGGAGCAGCGAGAGCACGCCGGTGCCGAAGCGCCGCACGGGTTTCGCCGGCTTTTGCGTCGTGGGATCGGATTCGTTGCTCATGGGGAATTAGCGGCGCCAGCGGCGGTAATCGATCACCTGATAGGTGAGGAAGAGGACGAAGGCCGCGAGGCTCAGGTAATAGACCACCGGCCGGGTATCCAGCAGGCCCTTGGTGAAGTAGTGCAGGTGCTCCTGGCTGGAGATGTAGTGGAACATCGGCGCGGCCCTGAAATTCTCGCCCCAGATCGCGGTCACGTAGCCGAGGAAATAGTGGATCACCAGCATGCCGATGGTGAGCAGACCGGCGATGATCTGGCTGGAGGTCAGGGCCGAGGCCAGGCAGCCGATCGCGGTGAAGGCCGCGCCCATCAGCAGCAGGATCGAGTAGGCCCCGAGCATCGAGCCCGGTGAGTAGGCCGGCGGGACATCGGTCACCCACTCGTACATCCGGAACTGCAGGTAGCTGGGGATCCACAGCAGGGTGTAGAAGACCATCGCCGCGCCGTATTTCGAAAGCACCACCTGCCAGGTGCGGACCGGGGCGGTCAGCAGGCCTTCCAAGGTGCCGCTGCGTTCCTCCTCGGCGAAGGAGCGCATGGTGATCAGCGGGAAGATGAACAGGAACCAGAACCAGAACAGGGTCGTATTGTAGGCCGAGTAGACGAGACTGTTTTGGCTGGGCGAGTCGCGGAAGCCCTTCATCGCCGTCGAGAGTGCCGCGCCTTGCATGGCCGTCACGAAGACGAGCACCACCCAGCCGAAGGGATTGAGGAAGTACCCCTTCAGCTCCTTGCGGAGCATGATGAACAAAAGTCGCATGGAAATCCGGCCCGCCCGCGCGGGGACGCTTGTGTAGGGAATGGATCTCCGGCCGGAAACACCAAAATCAGGCTGCCGCAGCAAGCGGGCGAGAGTGCGATTTCTTCGTCTTTCCCCTTTGCTCCGGGCGATCCCGTCATTAAATGCTGGGCGTGACCGCTAAAGCCCTCCTGCTCGCCCTCGCCCTCGCGACTGTCGTTTCCACCTCCGCCCCTGCGGCGGTCAGCCTCGGCACCGATGCTCCTGCCGCCCTACCAAGTGTCGAGGGCCCGGCCAAAGCCGCGCTCGATGCCTTCCGCGAAGGCCGCCACACCATCGGCGTGGATCTTGCCAAGCCATTGGCGGAGAAGGGGGACGCCGATGCCTTGTTCCTGCTGGGCTTCGCCGCGGAGACCGGCCAGGGCACGCCTGCCTCGCGGGATGCCGCGCTGGAGAATTACAAGAAGGCCGCCGCCGCCGGCCACAAGGATGCGACCTACCGCCGCGCGTTGATTTTGCTGAACTCGAAGGAGGAGAAGGATCGCCAGGACGGCCGCGAGGCGCTCGAGTCCGCCGCCAAGACCGACCCGGCCAATGCCGGCCGGATCCTCGGCGAGGCTTGGTTGCGCGGCCTGCTCAGTGAAAAGCCGGACTCCGCCAAGGCCGCCGAGTGGTGGAACAAGGCGTCCGAGGCCGGTGACACGCCGTCGATCCTGCTGCTTGCCCGGCTTTACGAAGGAGCTTTCGGCTTCAAGGAGAAGGTCGATGCCAAGCGCTCGCTCGATCTCTACCGCAAGGCCGCCGGACTCGGCGACGCCAGTGCCTTCATCCCTCTCGGTTCGCGCCTGCTGAATGGCGAGGAGTCGCTGCGGAACGAAAAGGAGGGCCGCGAGTGGCTCGCCAAGGCGATCGAGAAGGAGCAGTGGGCGGCCTACCTGGCGCTCGGCGACTTCGAGGAAAACGTTAAAAAGAACGAGAAGGAAGCGCTGGCCAACTACCAGAAGGGCGCTGACAAGGAGCAGGGCGATTGCATGCTTCGCGTGGCGGGCTTCCACCTCGAGGGCAAGGGCGGTCTGGAAAAGAGCGAGGAAAAGGGCCGCGAGTGGCTGGTGAAGGCCGCCGAGGCCGGCAATGCGCTCGCCGCGCTCGAAATGGCGTCGCGTCTTTCCAAGGTGGAGAAGCCGGAAATGCTCTCCGTCTACAAGTATCTGCTTTCCGCGGCGAACACCGGCCTGCCGGTCGCGCAGAACGAGATCGGCCTGCTTTACGTCTCGGGGAATCTCGGCCTGAGCGACCCTACCGCTGCCATCGCGTGGTTCACCGCTGCCGCCAAGTCGGGCCACGCTGCGGCGCAGAACAATCTAGGCACCCTCTACGAACGCGGCATGGGCACCGCCGTGGACTATAATAATGCGGGCCAGCTTTACTCGCTGGCTGCCAACCAAGGCCACGCGGCGGCGACCACCGGTCTCGCCCGCCTGCACGCCGGGGGTCTCGGCACCGAGAAGAATCTGCCGAAAGCCTGGGCGCTTGCCTC
This sequence is a window from Luteolibacter arcticus. Protein-coding genes within it:
- a CDS encoding GldG family protein, which gives rise to MSNESDPTTQKPAKPVRRFGTGVLSLLQVACVTVLFAAVNYLGSQHYVPKDLSADSAYTLSPATQRYLQSAAVKDRAEPVRLLLAFRRSSPIYDRVRALGEEYYRLSGGKVKLELLDPVRSPDRTQQVAKEYGEVFSTSFGKSMFTTDLAIIDARTTDQKQTSLTAEAAGNASSHVHFIEAERMIRYETEFKGDNSQRKITGFLGEDAITTGILSAIEGKPRKIYLLADKSGFSNEGADSPLTNFEATLLSQNALTLRARISGIERIPDDVSAVAIVNPTYDFTPQELEVLTEYWERPKSSLLITLGGVDTPPRLRAFLRNVGITPRKDRIISKNGDQVVTNVRAGFTAGMEFTRDFANKTTIFEGATSSLEVREKDNEDLTSKGIRPYVLIETGNDFWGETKFSTAKPSFDPREDNPGPISLAGAVIRGAATRDDLGERISRMVVVSNSDFLAPKYFSDINKDFLASSVNWLIGREELTGSGPRTLGSYKLPLLDSQVSFINRVNLFFLPAFGALIAGLVWSSRRA
- a CDS encoding ABC transporter permease; this encodes MRLLFIMLRKELKGYFLNPFGWVVLVFVTAMQGAALSTAMKGFRDSPSQNSLVYSAYNTTLFWFWFLFIFPLITMRSFAEEERSGTLEGLLTAPVRTWQVVLSKYGAAMVFYTLLWIPSYLQFRMYEWVTDVPPAYSPGSMLGAYSILLLMGAAFTAIGCLASALTSSQIIAGLLTIGMLVIHYFLGYVTAIWGENFRAAPMFHYISSQEHLHYFTKGLLDTRPVVYYLSLAAFVLFLTYQVIDYRRWRR
- a CDS encoding tetratricopeptide repeat protein, which produces MTAKALLLALALATVVSTSAPAAVSLGTDAPAALPSVEGPAKAALDAFREGRHTIGVDLAKPLAEKGDADALFLLGFAAETGQGTPASRDAALENYKKAAAAGHKDATYRRALILLNSKEEKDRQDGREALESAAKTDPANAGRILGEAWLRGLLSEKPDSAKAAEWWNKASEAGDTPSILLLARLYEGAFGFKEKVDAKRSLDLYRKAAGLGDASAFIPLGSRLLNGEESLRNEKEGREWLAKAIEKEQWAAYLALGDFEENVKKNEKEALANYQKGADKEQGDCMLRVAGFHLEGKGGLEKSEEKGREWLVKAAEAGNALAALEMASRLSKVEKPEMLSVYKYLLSAANTGLPVAQNEIGLLYVSGNLGLSDPTAAIAWFTAAAKSGHAAAQNNLGTLYERGMGTAVDYNNAGQLYSLAANQGHAAATTGLARLHAGGLGTEKNLPKAWALASLAIERGDNEAKTLLGDLTSKLQGDQLNEAKKELELLKKPAEEKPAEEKPAGDKPAGEKKPAGEKATAVTPAIEVPAPDAPKEEKKGE